A window from Gammaproteobacteria bacterium encodes these proteins:
- the murD gene encoding UDP-N-acetylmuramoyl-L-alanine--D-glutamate ligase — translation MIINAQQITNVAVIGLGLTGQSCVRFLLQQGITPTLYDTRPNLDLGPITEQFGALNTTLGPLDDSSFDHYQMVLVSPGIAISHPSIAAAKKAGCLIWGDIELFAHFVKAPVIAITGSNGKTTVTSLLGEMAINAGINTAVGGNIGVPVLDLVADQSIELYILELSSFQLETTSDLALVAATILNISDDHLDRYDGFAQYAQAKQQIYLRSQTAVVNRQDHLTMPSTDIAQISFGLDAPAAGHYGLKDGGLYHGDTLLIATTEIAMIGRHNYLNALAALALGTQAGIALPAMLDTLTTFGGLEHRCQQISSKGQVRWLNDSKATNVGATLAALEGLADHPGQLIVIAGGDAKGADLSPLKQPFAQYVDQLFVIGVDKQPLCDIYPQAICCDDLTAAVVGAAKLCQAGDIVLLSPACSSLDMFRNYIERGLCFVAAVEAL, via the coding sequence ATGATAATAAACGCACAACAGATCACCAACGTTGCTGTCATTGGGTTAGGACTCACTGGGCAGTCGTGTGTGCGTTTTTTATTGCAGCAAGGCATAACGCCAACGTTATATGATACCCGGCCAAACTTAGATTTAGGCCCAATCACCGAGCAATTTGGTGCGTTAAATACAACACTTGGACCACTTGATGACAGCAGCTTTGATCACTACCAAATGGTGCTCGTTAGTCCTGGTATTGCAATAAGCCACCCGTCGATAGCTGCCGCAAAAAAAGCCGGATGCTTGATTTGGGGCGATATTGAATTGTTCGCTCATTTTGTTAAGGCACCAGTGATTGCGATTACGGGGTCGAACGGCAAAACCACGGTCACGAGTTTGCTCGGCGAAATGGCAATTAACGCCGGTATTAACACCGCGGTTGGCGGTAACATTGGCGTGCCAGTGCTGGATTTAGTCGCTGATCAATCAATTGAGCTGTATATCTTAGAGTTATCAAGCTTTCAGTTAGAGACCACTAGCGACTTAGCATTAGTGGCGGCGACTATCTTAAATATTAGTGATGATCACCTTGATCGTTACGACGGCTTTGCCCAGTACGCCCAGGCCAAGCAACAGATTTATTTACGCAGTCAAACGGCTGTCGTTAATCGTCAAGATCATTTAACCATGCCAAGCACTGACATCGCGCAAATTAGCTTTGGGCTCGATGCACCTGCCGCCGGCCATTATGGCCTTAAAGATGGCGGGCTTTATCACGGTGATACTTTATTAATCGCGACTACAGAAATTGCGATGATTGGCCGTCATAACTATCTGAATGCTTTGGCGGCTTTGGCGTTAGGCACGCAAGCGGGCATAGCATTGCCAGCGATGCTCGACACCTTAACGACCTTTGGTGGCTTGGAACATCGCTGCCAACAGATTTCAAGCAAAGGCCAAGTACGCTGGTTAAATGATTCGAAGGCGACCAATGTTGGCGCTACGCTTGCTGCACTGGAAGGTTTAGCCGATCATCCGGGTCAATTGATCGTGATTGCTGGTGGCGATGCTAAAGGTGCCGACTTGTCACCGCTTAAGCAACCGTTTGCCCAATATGTTGACCAGCTTTTTGTGATTGGTGTTGATAAACAGCCGCTGTGCGATATTTATCCGCAAGCAATTTGTTGTGACGATTTAACGGCGGCGGTAGTTGGCGCGGCTAAGTTATGCCAAGCAGGCGACATTGTGTTGCTGTCGCCAGCCTGCTCGAGTCTTGATATGTTTCGCAATTATATTGAACGTGGTTTGTGTTTCGTCGCCGCGGTGGAAGCATTATGA
- the murF gene encoding UDP-N-acetylmuramoyl-tripeptide--D-alanyl-D-alanine ligase, with protein sequence MIAVKLSYIVAQLGWRLLGPDRVIESVITDSRQVTTGDCFVALYGETFDAHQFIDQVIKQGASTIIVNAEQDVAASDVSQLIVKDTRVALGQLAALNRQLCDAKFIAITGSCGKTTVKEMVAAILSNRGQVLATAGNFNNDIGVPLTLLRLTKDCDFGVIELGANHVGEIDYTSSLVQPDVSLITNIGAAHLEGFGGIAGVVKAKTEIFNHLSAQGEAIFDQASEHASSWQQLNVKRQITTFTTEAGENSSLYATDLSFNAAGKARFTLNSPLGQQWVELALPGQHNVGNALAAAAACLAVGASLSDIALGLESMQDVAGRLNFSALSPLVTVIDDTYNANSSSIAAAVKLLGRRQGYKILVLADMAELGDYAVECHKELGPVIEQQQIDLLLTIGQFSQHYASTFSGQHYHFEDKNSLNLHIEQQLHSHQSINTTVLVKGSRSAKMEQVVAQIKIAYSTLGEQSQC encoded by the coding sequence ATGATCGCAGTTAAGCTTTCGTACATAGTTGCCCAATTAGGATGGCGCCTGCTTGGCCCCGACCGGGTGATTGAGTCGGTTATAACTGACTCACGGCAGGTAACAACGGGTGACTGTTTTGTCGCACTTTATGGTGAAACATTCGATGCCCATCAGTTTATCGACCAAGTCATAAAGCAAGGCGCAAGCACGATAATTGTTAATGCTGAGCAAGATGTTGCAGCAAGTGATGTCTCGCAGCTTATCGTCAAAGATACTCGCGTCGCGCTTGGTCAATTAGCCGCGCTTAACCGCCAGTTATGTGATGCTAAATTTATTGCGATCACTGGCAGTTGCGGTAAAACCACGGTTAAAGAAATGGTCGCGGCAATTTTATCAAACCGCGGGCAGGTATTAGCTACCGCCGGTAATTTTAATAACGACATTGGGGTGCCGCTAACCTTATTACGGTTAACCAAAGACTGTGATTTTGGCGTGATAGAGCTAGGGGCTAACCATGTTGGTGAAATCGACTATACCAGTAGCCTAGTGCAACCCGATGTTAGCCTTATTACCAATATTGGCGCGGCCCACCTGGAAGGTTTCGGTGGCATTGCTGGGGTGGTAAAAGCAAAAACAGAAATATTTAATCATTTAAGTGCTCAGGGTGAGGCGATATTTGACCAAGCCAGTGAGCACGCCAGTTCATGGCAGCAGCTTAATGTTAAGCGTCAAATAACGACATTTACCACCGAAGCCGGTGAAAACAGCAGTTTATATGCAACCGATTTAAGTTTTAATGCCGCCGGTAAAGCGCGCTTTACCTTAAACTCTCCGCTTGGTCAGCAGTGGGTTGAGCTAGCGTTGCCTGGTCAACATAATGTCGGTAACGCCTTGGCAGCTGCCGCGGCATGTTTAGCCGTTGGCGCCAGTCTTAGCGACATCGCTTTGGGGCTTGAATCGATGCAAGATGTTGCAGGGCGCTTAAATTTTAGTGCGTTATCGCCGTTAGTGACCGTGATTGACGATACTTATAACGCCAACAGCAGTTCGATTGCCGCGGCGGTTAAGCTGTTAGGTCGACGTCAGGGTTATAAAATTCTGGTGTTAGCTGACATGGCTGAATTGGGTGATTACGCCGTCGAGTGTCATAAAGAACTTGGGCCAGTCATTGAACAACAACAAATAGATTTATTATTAACCATTGGCCAATTTAGCCAACATTATGCCAGCACATTTTCTGGCCAGCATTACCATTTTGAGGATAAGAACAGTTTGAACCTACATATTGAGCAGCAGTTACACTCACACCAATCTATTAACACTACGGTGTTAGTTAAGGGTTCACGAAGTGCCAAAATGGAACAAGTGGTCGCGCAGATTAAAATCGCTTACTCAACACTAGGGGAGCAGAGCCAATGCTAG
- the mraY gene encoding phospho-N-acetylmuramoyl-pentapeptide-transferase encodes MLVWLAEYLTQYITGFNVFSYLTLRSILSALTALTFSLWMGPKLIRYLQRMQIGQTVRDDGPQSHLSKSGTPTMGGILILGAVILSTLLWADLTNSYIWVVLFVISGFGIIGFVDDYRKVVRKDSNGLIARWKYFWQSAIALGVAFFLYFTASSPSETVFIVPFFKDVLPQLGLLYIALVYFTLVGSSNAVNLTDGLDGLAIVPTLMVAGAFGLVAYLTGNVNFSHYLHLPHLPLASELTVFCLAIFGAGLGFLWFNTYPAQIFMGDVGSLALGAALGIVAVLVRQEVLLIIMGGVFVMETVSVILQVGSYKLRGQRIFRMAPIHHHYELKGWPEPRVIVRFWIISLVLVLVGLATLKIR; translated from the coding sequence ATGCTAGTCTGGTTAGCCGAGTACTTAACCCAATACATTACCGGGTTTAATGTTTTTTCTTATTTGACCCTGCGCAGTATCTTGTCGGCGTTAACCGCACTGACTTTTTCGCTCTGGATGGGGCCTAAATTAATCCGCTATCTGCAGCGGATGCAAATTGGTCAAACCGTACGTGATGATGGTCCACAATCTCACTTGAGCAAATCAGGCACCCCGACCATGGGCGGCATATTAATTCTGGGGGCTGTTATTCTCAGTACCTTGTTATGGGCTGATTTAACCAACAGTTACATCTGGGTGGTGTTATTTGTCATCTCAGGTTTTGGCATCATCGGATTTGTTGATGATTATCGCAAGGTCGTGCGCAAAGATTCTAATGGTTTGATTGCTCGCTGGAAATACTTTTGGCAATCTGCTATCGCATTAGGCGTCGCCTTTTTCTTGTATTTCACCGCCAGTTCGCCGAGTGAAACCGTCTTTATCGTGCCGTTTTTCAAAGATGTCTTGCCTCAGCTTGGTTTGCTCTATATTGCCTTGGTGTACTTTACTTTAGTAGGTTCAAGCAACGCGGTTAACTTGACCGATGGTCTTGATGGTTTGGCTATTGTACCGACATTAATGGTGGCCGGAGCGTTTGGTTTGGTCGCTTATTTGACGGGTAACGTCAATTTTTCTCATTACCTCCATTTGCCACATTTACCCTTAGCCAGTGAGCTAACGGTATTTTGTTTGGCAATATTCGGCGCCGGATTAGGCTTTTTATGGTTTAACACTTACCCAGCCCAAATTTTCATGGGCGATGTTGGCTCATTAGCATTGGGTGCCGCTTTAGGTATTGTTGCCGTCTTAGTTCGTCAAGAAGTGTTGTTGATTATTATGGGCGGGGTATTCGTGATGGAAACCGTGTCGGTTATTTTACAAGTCGGCAGCTATAAATTACGTGGCCAACGAATATTTAGAATGGCCCCAATTCATCACCATTACGAATTAAAAGGCTGGCCTGAACCGCGGGTAATTGTCCGTTTTTGGATTATTTCATTGGTCTTGGTGTTGGTGGGTTTAGCGACCTTAAAAATTCGTTAA
- the ftsW gene encoding cell division protein FtsW gives MTTRPINLFPASVTAVWQEIIGLGKPKHNLLYDRFLFSLITTLLLIGFVVVASASMPEGQRLTGDPFHFIKRHIFYIAGCIVILAVGLQASMAQWQKYSGVILICAFLALVLVMFVGKTVNGSTRWLSLGPVNIQVSELAKLAFFSYLAAYIVRRHSEVIEQAKGFYKPLAVFLVLAGLILRQPDLGTVVVMFVTTVGMLFLAGAKLRDFFALIFGGVVLVIGLIMVSPYRMKRVTSFLDPWQDPFGDGYQLTQSLMAFGRGDWLGQGLGNSIQKLEYLPEAHTDFIFAIWAEEMGLVGVTILLLLQLMLALRALWIGKRALELGQSYGGYLALGIGMWISFQTAVNTGAASGMLPTKGLTLPLISYGGSSLWVMMLAMVALLRIDHECRLSQIQAIKKGSC, from the coding sequence ATGACGACGCGGCCAATAAACTTATTTCCGGCGTCGGTTACGGCGGTGTGGCAAGAGATCATCGGATTAGGTAAACCGAAACATAACTTACTCTATGATCGCTTTTTATTTAGCTTAATCACCACCTTATTATTGATAGGTTTTGTGGTTGTAGCATCGGCCTCAATGCCGGAAGGGCAACGTTTAACGGGTGACCCTTTTCATTTTATTAAACGCCATATATTTTATATTGCGGGCTGTATTGTCATTTTAGCGGTTGGCTTGCAAGCGTCGATGGCGCAGTGGCAAAAATACAGTGGCGTGATTTTAATTTGCGCATTTCTAGCATTAGTACTGGTGATGTTTGTTGGTAAAACAGTTAACGGCAGTACCCGCTGGTTGTCGCTTGGGCCGGTTAATATTCAAGTATCTGAATTGGCGAAATTAGCTTTCTTTAGTTATCTTGCGGCTTACATTGTGCGCCGTCACAGCGAAGTGATTGAACAAGCTAAAGGCTTTTATAAACCGCTGGCGGTATTTTTAGTGTTGGCGGGGTTAATCTTACGCCAACCCGATTTAGGCACTGTGGTGGTGATGTTTGTTACCACGGTTGGCATGCTGTTTTTAGCTGGCGCTAAACTGCGAGACTTTTTTGCCTTAATTTTCGGTGGTGTGGTACTGGTGATTGGTTTGATCATGGTATCGCCGTATCGTATGAAACGAGTGACCTCGTTTTTAGATCCGTGGCAAGATCCCTTTGGCGATGGTTACCAACTGACTCAATCGTTAATGGCCTTTGGTCGTGGTGATTGGTTAGGGCAAGGCTTGGGCAATTCAATTCAAAAGCTTGAGTATTTACCCGAGGCTCATACCGATTTTATTTTTGCGATTTGGGCCGAAGAAATGGGCTTGGTTGGTGTGACTATTTTGCTGTTATTGCAATTGATGTTAGCACTTAGAGCGTTATGGATCGGTAAAAGAGCATTAGAACTTGGCCAAAGTTATGGCGGTTATTTAGCGCTGGGCATTGGCATGTGGATTAGCTTTCAAACAGCGGTTAATACCGGTGCAGCCAGCGGCATGTTACCAACCAAGGGACTAACACTGCCGTTAATTAGTTATGGTGGCAGTAGTCTGTGGGTAATGATGTTAGCCATGGTCGCACTATTACGGATTGACCATGAGTGTCGATTAAGTCAAATTCAAGCAATAAAAAAAGGCAGTTGTTAA
- the murG gene encoding undecaprenyldiphospho-muramoylpentapeptide beta-N-acetylglucosaminyltransferase encodes MLMSVKRILVMAGGTGGHVFPGLAVADLLQTHGWQVHWLGTSQRMEAQLVPQHGFDISFIDVQGVRGNGLLRLLKAPFKLAKAVMQARQVIKQFKPDVVLGMGGFASGPGGLAARLMGVPLVLHEQNAVAGVTNKILAKFATKVMVAFESALPGVAKQVVGNPVRADILALAAQVKPQQSNEQPLHLLVVGGSLGAQILNQTLPQMLPLLGNQRAIEIKHQVGKGNSAAVINAYQQESGIQVSDFIDDMAQAYAWADLVVCRAGALTVSEIAVLGLPAIFVPLPYAVDDHQTKNAQQLAELGAAKILAQSTMTPQVLASLVDQLNQPATLNEMAQAAQSLGANDASQQVAVICATLAGASSNELNNLLATEVK; translated from the coding sequence TTGTTAATGTCAGTAAAACGTATTTTAGTGATGGCTGGTGGTACAGGCGGACATGTGTTTCCGGGCCTAGCCGTTGCTGACTTATTGCAAACCCATGGTTGGCAAGTGCATTGGTTAGGCACGTCTCAACGGATGGAGGCGCAACTAGTGCCTCAGCATGGTTTTGATATTTCATTTATTGACGTGCAAGGCGTGCGAGGCAATGGTTTGTTACGGTTGCTTAAAGCGCCGTTTAAATTAGCCAAGGCAGTGATGCAAGCGCGGCAAGTGATTAAGCAGTTTAAGCCCGATGTCGTGTTAGGCATGGGTGGGTTTGCCAGTGGTCCTGGTGGGCTGGCAGCACGTTTAATGGGCGTGCCGCTAGTCTTGCACGAACAAAATGCGGTCGCCGGGGTGACGAATAAAATTCTAGCCAAATTTGCGACCAAGGTCATGGTGGCATTTGAGTCGGCTTTGCCGGGCGTGGCCAAGCAAGTGGTTGGCAATCCGGTGCGAGCCGATATATTAGCACTGGCCGCTCAAGTGAAGCCACAGCAATCCAATGAGCAGCCGTTACATTTACTAGTAGTCGGTGGCAGTTTAGGCGCGCAAATATTAAACCAGACGTTACCGCAGATGTTGCCATTATTGGGCAATCAGCGCGCGATAGAAATTAAACATCAGGTTGGCAAAGGTAATAGTGCCGCGGTTATAAATGCGTACCAGCAAGAGAGCGGTATTCAAGTAAGTGATTTTATTGATGACATGGCCCAGGCCTATGCATGGGCCGATTTAGTGGTATGCCGAGCTGGCGCACTAACCGTTTCTGAAATTGCAGTACTTGGTTTGCCCGCCATTTTTGTACCATTACCTTATGCGGTTGATGACCATCAAACCAAGAATGCTCAGCAGTTGGCTGAATTAGGCGCGGCGAAAATTTTGGCACAATCGACCATGACACCACAGGTATTGGCGAGCTTAGTTGATCAATTGAATCAACCCGCTACTTTAAATGAAATGGCACAAGCGGCTCAGAGCTTAGGCGCAAATGATGCGAGCCAGCAAGTGGCCGTAATTTGTGCAACGTTAGCGGGCGCGAGCAGCAACGAACTAAATAACTTACTAGCAACAGAAGTGAAATAA
- a CDS encoding peptidoglycan glycosyltransferase FtsI (penicillin-binding protein 3; transpeptidase involved in septal peptidoglycan synthesis), whose product MKKQAKVNSQPGLISWRLYVIAGLIILVFVGIVARVSFLQLIDSKHLREQGDMRSLRTTISEEHRGNIFDRHGSALAVSVPVEIVWVDPKIVHSNNGLSDMRRWQALSDVLERPLADVLATVKDKKRRFAYLKRQVSPAQANYIKQLKIPGVYLKPSSRRYYPTGEVVAHVVGYTNIDDKGQDGIERSFDDWLTGAPIKQEVRKSRDGMVVERLDIVEEGEHANDIVLSIDQRIQAIAYRELKIATEYYRATSGSVVVLDVKTGEVLALANIPSFNPNNRRTMAPHKLRNRAIADAFEPGSTMKPLAVMTALDFGKFKVDSVIDTSPGWYRIGGSRIKDSHNYGKINVATVISKSSNVGVSKLALSVPKQQYLGAFSALGFGAHTNISLPSESPGLLPQRRRWSDFELATLSFGYGMTVTPLQLAQAYSVIANQGRLNPVSILKLEQPPSSTQVVSPRVANAVLNMMEGVTQQGGTALKARIGGYRVAGKTGTAQKAIAGGYGDEYLVSFAGIAPIDDPRLVTVVFINEPQGDKYYGGDVAAPVFAKVTTGALQLLNVAPSKTVELPIDIASLPSLSGSNRGIK is encoded by the coding sequence TTGAAAAAACAAGCGAAAGTAAATAGTCAACCAGGCCTCATTTCATGGCGGCTGTACGTCATTGCCGGTTTAATTATTCTGGTTTTTGTTGGCATTGTTGCACGCGTTAGTTTTTTACAGTTGATCGACTCTAAACATTTGCGCGAGCAAGGCGATATGCGCTCGTTGCGAACCACCATAAGCGAAGAGCATCGTGGTAATATTTTTGATCGACATGGCAGTGCACTCGCGGTAAGCGTACCTGTTGAAATAGTGTGGGTTGATCCTAAAATAGTTCATAGCAATAATGGCTTGAGCGATATGCGCCGCTGGCAGGCCTTGTCAGACGTATTAGAACGACCATTAGCTGATGTCTTGGCAACCGTTAAAGATAAAAAACGCCGTTTTGCTTACCTAAAACGTCAAGTTTCACCGGCGCAAGCCAATTATATTAAACAATTAAAAATCCCTGGCGTTTACCTTAAACCTTCATCTCGGCGTTATTACCCGACCGGTGAGGTTGTTGCTCATGTGGTGGGTTATACCAATATTGATGATAAAGGCCAGGACGGCATCGAACGCAGTTTTGATGACTGGTTAACCGGTGCGCCAATTAAGCAAGAAGTGCGAAAATCTCGTGATGGCATGGTGGTCGAGCGACTCGATATCGTTGAAGAGGGCGAACACGCTAACGATATTGTGCTCAGTATTGATCAGCGGATCCAGGCCATCGCTTACCGTGAGCTTAAGATTGCGACTGAATATTACCGTGCTACTTCGGGCTCTGTTGTGGTGCTTGATGTTAAAACGGGTGAAGTATTAGCGCTGGCTAATATACCGTCATTTAATCCGAATAACCGCCGGACCATGGCGCCGCATAAATTACGTAACCGCGCAATTGCCGATGCGTTTGAACCGGGCTCGACCATGAAGCCGCTGGCCGTAATGACCGCGCTCGATTTTGGTAAGTTTAAGGTTGATTCGGTCATTGATACCTCACCTGGCTGGTACCGGATTGGCGGCAGTCGCATTAAAGACAGCCATAACTATGGCAAAATAAATGTTGCGACTGTGATCTCAAAATCATCGAATGTTGGAGTCAGCAAGCTTGCATTATCAGTGCCTAAACAACAATATTTGGGTGCATTCTCAGCACTAGGTTTTGGCGCGCATACTAACATTAGCTTGCCGAGCGAAAGTCCTGGCTTGTTGCCGCAGCGACGCCGTTGGTCCGATTTTGAATTAGCTACCCTGTCATTTGGTTATGGCATGACGGTGACACCACTGCAGCTGGCGCAAGCCTATTCAGTTATTGCTAACCAAGGACGACTTAATCCCGTTTCCATTTTAAAACTTGAGCAGCCACCGAGCTCAACTCAGGTTGTTTCACCGCGTGTTGCCAATGCGGTCTTAAATATGATGGAAGGGGTGACACAGCAAGGTGGCACTGCACTTAAAGCTCGGATTGGTGGTTATCGGGTGGCTGGTAAAACGGGTACGGCTCAAAAAGCGATTGCTGGCGGTTATGGCGACGAGTATTTAGTCTCATTTGCCGGGATTGCCCCAATTGATGATCCGCGCCTAGTAACAGTCGTGTTTATTAATGAGCCCCAAGGTGACAAATATTACGGTGGCGACGTTGCCGCGCCAGTGTTTGCAAAAGTAACAACAGGTGCCTTGCAGTTATTGAATGTCGCGCCAAGTAAAACCGTTGAATTACCAATAGATATAGCCTCATTACCCTCACTGTCAGGTAGTAATAGGGGCATAAAATGA
- the murE gene encoding UDP-N-acetylmuramoyl-L-alanyl-D-glutamate--2,6-diaminopimelate ligase, which yields MSQPNSMLLTDLLRRLLPETELEKLEKITIKGISLDNRTLDTDWLFVALNGSQCDGRRFSAAALKQGAAAVLSELAPEQVSYVELTADGAIVHLSDLVAQLSQIAGDYYGQPSQHLTLIGVTGTNGKTTVTQLIAQWLELLGQRAYTLGTLGNGFIEALEPSINTTLNAIDVQRHLAQAVAAGASYAVMEVSSHGLALHRIADLTFDVAAFTNLSRDHLDFHGDMAGYAAAKQQLFSAKHCLQAVLNGQDPVARQWLEQWDSKVKVSCFNQRQPDVEQYLVATNVSYHTGGIDATIVTNQQQGQLSSQLLGAFNLENILAALNILVSAGFTLEQLLELAPQLSPVAGRMEAFSVAGLPTVVVDYAHTSDALVKALQALRVHCDNELVVMFGCGGDRDQGKRPLMAAAAEQYADKVIFTQDNSRSESPQLIIEQMFAGIQKPAAIKVELERTKAVELAIKMASANDIVLLAGKGHEDYQLLGAETLDYDERVWAQKVLARLSKESIDDRS from the coding sequence ATGAGTCAGCCTAATTCGATGTTGTTAACAGATTTACTCCGCAGATTATTGCCTGAAACCGAGCTGGAAAAACTCGAAAAAATTACCATTAAAGGCATCAGTCTTGATAATCGAACGCTCGATACCGATTGGTTATTTGTGGCATTAAACGGCAGCCAATGTGATGGTCGCCGCTTTAGCGCCGCTGCATTAAAGCAAGGCGCCGCGGCAGTCTTAAGTGAACTAGCACCAGAGCAAGTCAGCTATGTTGAACTGACTGCTGATGGCGCGATTGTGCACCTGAGTGACTTAGTGGCGCAATTATCGCAAATAGCAGGCGATTATTACGGCCAGCCAAGTCAGCACTTGACCTTAATCGGTGTCACTGGCACCAATGGCAAAACCACGGTCACCCAATTGATTGCGCAGTGGTTAGAATTACTCGGCCAGCGTGCTTATACCTTAGGCACGCTGGGCAATGGTTTTATCGAAGCACTTGAGCCTAGCATCAATACCACGCTTAATGCGATTGATGTTCAGCGTCATTTAGCGCAAGCCGTGGCCGCGGGCGCAAGTTATGCGGTGATGGAAGTATCGTCTCATGGTTTGGCCTTGCACCGAATCGCAGATTTAACCTTCGACGTTGCAGCTTTTACTAACTTAAGTCGTGACCATCTTGATTTTCATGGTGACATGGCAGGTTATGCGGCGGCCAAACAGCAATTATTTAGTGCCAAGCATTGCTTGCAAGCGGTGCTTAATGGCCAAGATCCCGTTGCCCGACAATGGTTAGAGCAATGGGATAGCAAGGTTAAGGTCAGTTGCTTTAATCAGCGCCAGCCTGATGTTGAGCAATATCTGGTTGCGACAAACGTGAGTTATCATACGGGCGGGATTGACGCGACTATTGTTACCAATCAGCAGCAAGGCCAACTGAGCAGTCAGTTGCTGGGCGCGTTTAATTTAGAAAATATCTTAGCGGCGTTAAATATTTTAGTCAGTGCTGGTTTTACACTTGAGCAGCTGCTTGAGCTCGCACCACAGTTATCGCCAGTTGCTGGTCGCATGGAAGCTTTCTCAGTGGCTGGTTTGCCAACGGTAGTGGTTGATTATGCCCACACCAGTGATGCGTTAGTCAAAGCACTGCAGGCATTGCGGGTGCATTGTGATAACGAGCTGGTGGTGATGTTTGGTTGTGGCGGTGACCGCGACCAAGGCAAGCGGCCGCTAATGGCTGCGGCTGCAGAACAATATGCCGACAAGGTTATTTTTACTCAGGACAATAGTCGCAGTGAATCACCGCAACTCATTATTGAGCAGATGTTTGCTGGGATCCAAAAACCAGCGGCTATCAAGGTTGAGCTCGAACGCACTAAGGCCGTTGAACTGGCTATTAAGATGGCCAGCGCTAATGATATTGTGTTATTAGCTGGTAAAGGTCACGAAGATTATCAGTTACTTGGCGCTGAAACGCTTGATTATGATGAGCGAGTTTGGGCGCAAAAAGTACTGGCTCGACTAAGCAAGGAGTCAATCGATGATCGCAGTTAA
- the ftsL gene encoding cell division protein FtsL, with the protein MTDERRVNLPKVILADLLSHLWLVVLILVVLGSAIAVVYSSHQNRLYIGHWEELRQQRDELKLEARHLLVEEMALAEHSRIERIATEQLLMKRPSTIKEIAVSLN; encoded by the coding sequence ATGACTGACGAGCGGCGAGTTAACTTACCCAAGGTCATTTTGGCCGATTTGTTAAGTCACCTATGGTTAGTCGTATTGATTTTGGTGGTGCTGGGCTCGGCCATTGCCGTTGTTTACAGCAGCCATCAAAATCGCTTGTACATTGGTCATTGGGAAGAATTGCGTCAACAGCGTGATGAACTAAAGCTCGAAGCACGACATTTATTGGTCGAAGAAATGGCCTTGGCCGAACATAGTCGAATTGAACGCATAGCAACGGAACAGCTACTGATGAAACGCCCATCAACAATAAAAGAAATAGCGGTGTCATTAAATTGA